From Salvia splendens isolate huo1 chromosome 3, SspV2, whole genome shotgun sequence, a single genomic window includes:
- the LOC121795286 gene encoding phosphatidylinositol 4-kinase gamma 4-like, with amino-acid sequence MSSAGLVSTVPVREDSMTFLPPLSPEHSQESILLFVAMPGSKVPMRVLESDSIESVMVRIQSCKGIIRRNQKLVCGGRELARSKSLVRDYGLSDGNVLHLVLRLKDLQVIKVRTCCGKEFEFQVERSRDVGYVKRQIAKRKSELIEDHEVLLNGKPIEDQRLINDLSKDNTDAVIHLFVRKSAKIRGSPVGKNFELSIVAPQPKDVRECDVEREHKPYDYVPRKAPEREIVLEPVIINPKTELPLEISNMINATREGLDQGNHPIRSLEGTGGAYFMLDSSGTKYLSVFKPADEEPLAENNPRGLPLSEDGEGLKKGTRVGEGALRECAVFLLDHPKSGNRSFSGDVRGFAGVPPTVYVKCLHEGFNHPGGVSVKTGSLQMFMENNGSCEDMGPGAFPVEEVHKIAVLDMRMANADRHAGNILVSKSEDGRTVLIPIDHGYCLPYSFVDCTFDWLYWPQARQPFGTDTLEYIRAMDAEMDIALLKFHGWELPNDCARVLRISTMLLKKGSEKGLTPFVIGNMMCRETVRKISVIEEIVEEALDCVLPGSSEGAFLDCVSSIMDRRLEEYI; translated from the exons ATGTCTTCTGCGGGATTGGTTTCGACTGTCCCGGTCCGTGAGGATAGTATGACATTTTTACCTCCGCTATCGCCTGAACATAGTCAAGAGTCAATTTTGCTATTTGTGGCTATGCCGGGTTCCAAGGTCCCAATGCGGGTGTTGGAGTCCGATTCAATTGAATCTGTGATGGTCCGAATCCAGAGCTGTAAAGGGATTATACGTAGGAACCAAAAGTTGGTCTGTGGTGGTAGGGAACTGGCTCGAAGCAAATCCCTCGTGCGGGACTATGGTTTGAGTGATGGGAATGTTCTGCATTTGGTCCTTCGCCTCAAGGACCTTCAGGTTATTAAAGTGAGAACATGTTGTGGGAAAGAGTTCGAGTTTCAGGTGGAAAGGAGCCGGGATGTTGGTTATGTCAAGCGTCAGATTGCAAAAAGAAAATCGGAGCTCATTGAGGATCATGAGGTGTTGCTGAATGGCAAGCCGATTGAGGATCAGAGGTTGATTAATGATCTCTCTAAGGATAATACAGATGCTGTGATACATTTGTTTGTTAGGAAATCTGCTAAAATTAGGGGCTCACCAGTTGGGAAGAACTTTGAGTTGTCAATTGTTGCACCACAGCCGAAAGATGTAAGAGAATGTGATGTAGAAAGGGAACATAAGCCTTATGATTATGTGCCAAGGAAGGCCCCTGAAAGAGAAATTGTATTGGAGCCTGTAATTATAAACCCAAAGACCGAATTGCCTCTGGAGATTAGCAATATGATTAATGCTACTAGGGAAGGACTGGACCAGGGTAATCATCCAATTAGGTCTTTGGAGGGCACAGGAGGTGCATATTTTATGCTTGATTCGTCAGGAACTAAATATCTGTCTGTTTTTAAGCCAGCAGATGAGGAGCCTTTGGCTGAGAATAACCCTCGAGGGCTACCCTTATCGGAGGATGGAGAAGGTTTGAAGAAGGGAACAAGAGTTGGTGAGGGTGCACTGAGGGAGTGCGCTGTCTTTTTACTGGATCATCCAAAGAGTGGTAACCGTTCTTTCTCTGGTGATGTTAGGGGCTTCGCTGGTGTTCCTCCTACTGTTTATGTGAAATGCCTACATGAAGGTTTTAATCATCCTGGAGGTGTTTCTGTCAAGACTGGTTCATTGCAGATGTTCATGGAGAACAATGGAAGTTGTGAAGATATGGGGCCAGGTGCATTCCCCGTTGAGGAAGTTCACAAGATTGCTGTGTTGGATATGAGGATGGCGAATGCAGATAGACATGCAGGAAATATATTAGTAAGTAAAAGTGAAGATGGTCGAACTGTGCTCATCCCTATTGATCATGGATATTGCTTGCCATATAGT TTTGTAGATTGCACGTTCGACTGGCTTTACTGGCCTCAAGCTCGCCAGCCTTTTGGCACCGACACCCTTGAATATATAAGGGCAATGGATGCAGAGATGGACATTGCCTTACTCAAGTTCCATGGGTGGGAGCTACCAAATGATTGTGCTCGTGTATTACGCATCTCGACTATGCTTCTGAAGAAAGGCTCTGAGAAAGGGCTCACCCCATTCGTCATAGGCAACATGATGTGTAGAGAAACAGTGAGGAAGATATCTGTCATCGAAGAGATAGTGGAAGAAGCTCTTGATTGTGTCCTCCCCGGCTCAAGTGAAGGTGCCTTCCTCGACTGTGTTTCGAGCATCATGGACCGTCGTCTTGAGGAGTACATATAA
- the LOC121796674 gene encoding F-box protein PP2-B13-like has protein sequence MYRFDKVGEVKAAERLEIEGKIRSQALSPETNYGAYLVFKISDDAYGLNSIPCETFVASGDRLLPTNTATLDDTINRPLHALFYGNRLHKMKERVGLNPAAPSKRQDGWLEMHIGDFFIGAADTGDITMAVTEVKGHQLKGGLIVEGIHVRLNP, from the coding sequence ATGTACAGATTTGATAAGGTGGGAGAGGTGAAAGCAGCAGAGAGGCTCGAAATAGAGGGCAAGATAAGAAGCCAAGCACTGTCTCCCGAAACCAACTATGGCGCATACCTTGTATTCAAAATCAGTGATGATGCATACGGCCTCAACTCCATACCATGTGAAACCTTCGTAGCTTCCGGGGACCGCCTGCTGCCCACCAACACCGCCACTTTAGACGACACCATTAACCGCCCCCTGCACGCCCTCTTCTACGGGAACAGGCTGCACAAGATGAAGGAGAGGGTAGGGCTCAACCCAGCCGCCCCTTCTAAGAGACAAGATGGCTGGCTTGAAATGCACATCGGAGACTTCTTTATAGGAGCCGCTGACACCGGCGACATAACCATGGCTGTCACGGAGGTTAAGGGTCATCAGCTTAAGGGAGGACTCATTGTTGAAGGAATCCATGTCAGGCTTAACCCCTAG
- the LOC121795284 gene encoding chromodomain-helicase-DNA-binding protein 4-like has product MARGGKVSYKRKTRNKVRLEKKGSDESDEDYRVDEDEEFHLSEDDYCSSLAENESDESVGKFDDEEEEWIEKKVKTKKIGKPKGRKSFQTRKKNMVVKSRKKQVSDSEEEEEEEEEYDDYCVSSVRQQKKSEEEEEDYDDEDDDIRFFRREDEDDFVDENPSKKSRVSRTEMYEDSYNEESKEIDKLAFSEENEDDDYNDSDDSDDEEFAPVEVLKCNSRKPVRRRVLRTKNRSNPSKEFKDKNTASRKRKAIKEWGWGRRKKATVTVNSDSDIDIVSSESSDYEYTISEEEREQIKEATQFCKRSNTNLRSSNSLKMTEEEKLVPIKGKRPGRKGKQKVVDLTIEIVKQVCGICLSEEGKHTVKGVLNCCSHYFCFACIMEWSKVESRCPLCKQRFATISRTARTDGGNDLRDAVFPVPERDQVYQPSEEELRGYLDPYENVLCTECLQGGDDAFMLLCDLCDSPAHTYCVGLGREVPDGNWYCDGCRPTALASSNAQVLNSTPDHGPSNNLSVGSSPGCAVRETFDLNEAYVPDTPLSHVSGHSQSPRHAIGHLQPTSPASGSGAFTLHDRRRIQQVIHRFRSRQAEGNNGVASASAINTFGSQIGRGVIATQNTIMPRMASQNIFRGRLADYSTSSLCNRDSFSPRLSNLRGGVLQSQPSTSNAHPFGGLSQSEYAGINARIGGDLVQQQLHHCSTTSNTGADASTPPFQFTEATVPSRTLQGSLHTRF; this is encoded by the exons ATGGCAAGGGGAGGCAAGGTTAGTTACAAACGCAAGACGAGAAATAAAGTCCGATTGGAGAAAAAAGGTTCAGATGAGTCTGATGAAGATTATAGGgtggatgaagatgaagagtTTCATTTGTCTGAAGATGACTATTGTTCTTCCCTTGCTGAGAATGAATCAGATGAGAGTGTTGGGAAATttgatgatgaggaagaagagtgGATAGAAAAGAAGGTTAAGACTAAGAAGATTGGCAAGCCAAAAGGGCGAAAATCTTTTCAgacaagaaagaaaaatatggTTGTGAAGTCTAGAAAGAAACAGGTATCTGACagtgaagaggaagaggaagaggaagaggaataTGATGATTATTGTGTTTCTAGTGTGAGGCAACAAAAGaaaagtgaagaagaagaagaagattatgATGATGAGGATGATGATATTAGATTTTTTCGTCGAGAAGATGAGGATGACTTTGTTGATGAGAATCCAAGCAAGAAATCCCGAGTTTCAAGAACCGAGATGTATGAGGATTCTTATAATGAGGAATCTAAAGAAATAGATAAACTTGCATTTagtgaagaaaatgaagatgatGATTATAATGATTCTGATGATTCTGATGATGAAGAATTTGCTCCAGTTGAGGTTTTGAAATGTAACAGTAGAAAGCCAGTAAGAAGACGAGTTTTAAGGACAAAAAATAGGTCTAATCCTTCAAAGGAATTTAAAGATAAGAACACTGCTTCAAGGAAAAGGAAAGCAATCAAGGAGTGGGGTTGGGGCAGGAGGAAGAAAGCAACTGTAACTGTGAATTCTGATTCTGATATTGATATTGTGAGCTCAGAATCATCTGATTATGAGTACACAATAtcagaagaagagagagaacaGATTAAAGAAGCTACTCAATTTTGTAAAAGGTCGAACACTAATTTAAGGAGCTCTAACTCTTTGAAAATGACTGAAGAGGAAAAGTTAGTGCCTATAAAGGGAAAGCGCCCAGGAAGGAAGGGTAAACAGAAGGTGGTAGATTTGACTATTGAGATTGTGAAGCAAGTTTGTGGGATTTGTTTATCTGAAGAGGGTAAACACACAGTCAAAGGAGTTTTAAATTGTTGCAGTCATTACTTTTGTTTCGCTTGCATCATGGAATGGTCGAAAGTGGAATCTCGCTGTCCTCTCTGCAAGCAAAGGTTCGCAACCATCAGTAGAACTGCACGAACGGATGGTGGGAATGATCTAAGGGATGCAGTTTTTCCGGTTCCTGAGCGTGATCAG GTTTATCAGCCATCTGAAGAGGAGCTTAGGGGATATCTTGATCCATACGAAAATGTTCTTTGTACTGAGTGTCTGCAAGGTGGGGATGATGCATTTATGCTTCTCTGCGACCTCTGCGACTCACCTGCACATACTTACTGTGTTGGTCTCGGACGTGAGGTGCCAGATGGAAATTGGTACTGTGATGGCTGTAGGCCAACGGCCCTTGCTTCCTCAAATGCTCAAGTTCTGAATTCTACTCCTGATCATGGACCAAGCAACAATTTATCAGTTGGCTCGTCACCCGGTTGTGCTGTTCGCGAAACTTTCGATCTCAATGAGGCATACGTACCTGACACCCCATTGAGTCATGTCAGCGGGCACTCTCAATCACCAAGGCATGCAATCGGGCATCTTCAACCCACTTCGCCTGCCTCTGGGTCTGGGGCATTCACTCTGCATGACAGACGACGGATACAGCAAGTGATACATCGATTCAGAAGCCGGCAAGCTGAAGGGAATAATGGTGTGGCCTCAGCGTCAGCAATCAATACTTTTGGTTCACAAATCGGTCGTGGAGTCATAGCAACTCAAAACACAATCATGCCAAGGATGGCTTCACAAAATATATTCCGGGGAAGACTGGCTGACTATAGCACATCTTCATTGTGCAATAGGGATTCCTTCTCTCCAAGATTAAGCAATTTGAGGGGAGGTGTGCTTCAAAGTCAACCTTCTACCTCGAATGCTCACCCTTTTGGTGGACTATCACAAAGTGAATATGCTGGGATCAATGCAAGAATTGGCGGGGATTTGGTTCAACAGCAACTGCATCATTGCAGTACCACATCAAACACTGGGGCTGATGCTAGCACACCGCCATTTCAATTTACAGAG GCTACAGTACCTTCAAGGACATTACAAGGATCTCTACACACTCGGTTTTAG